One genomic region from Nostoc sphaeroides encodes:
- a CDS encoding peptidylprolyl isomerase, which yields MESSSFLTINDKIISIESAVKYLQASGKLGQFIGDILRQYVIEEEIRTRDDIEIGTAITEQAIIDFRLKNQLIDPQSFQEWLKANNTDYATFHTSVAFGYKLEKLKTVVTQAKVPEYFIERKIFLDRVVLSRIVVDNRELADELHTQIEEGGSFEQLAKEYSLSDDRIVNGMMGIVSRGSMPDILRAAIDVASPGQLIGPIEIVGKDSPQGEVPYGLFRVEQFLPASLEDTQLNLALQNELFEKWLAEKIQKLTVKLQVS from the coding sequence ATGGAATCTTCATCATTTTTGACAATCAATGACAAAATAATTTCTATTGAGTCAGCAGTAAAGTACCTGCAAGCCTCTGGAAAATTGGGACAGTTCATTGGGGATATTCTCCGCCAGTACGTAATTGAGGAAGAAATCCGAACACGAGACGATATTGAGATTGGTACAGCAATAACTGAACAGGCAATTATTGACTTTAGGCTGAAAAACCAACTGATTGACCCCCAAAGTTTTCAAGAATGGTTAAAAGCCAACAACACAGATTACGCTACCTTTCACACATCGGTGGCTTTTGGCTACAAGTTAGAAAAGCTAAAAACTGTAGTGACTCAAGCAAAAGTCCCAGAATATTTTATTGAACGCAAAATTTTTTTAGATCGGGTGGTACTTTCTCGGATCGTTGTTGATAATCGAGAATTAGCAGACGAACTACACACCCAAATTGAAGAAGGAGGTAGTTTTGAGCAACTAGCTAAAGAGTATTCCCTTTCAGATGACCGAATTGTGAACGGGATGATGGGAATAGTCAGCCGAGGAAGTATGCCGGATATATTACGGGCAGCTATTGATGTGGCCAGTCCTGGACAATTGATCGGGCCAATAGAAATCGTTGGCAAAGACTCTCCCCAAGGAGAAGTACCTTATGGTTTGTTTCGAGTAGAACAATTTCTGCCAGCGTCTTTAGAAGATACTCAACTAAATCTTGCACTACAAAATGAGTTGTTTGAGAAATGGCTAGCAGAGAAAATTCAAAAACTGACAGTCAAATTACAAGTGAGTTAA
- a CDS encoding helicase C-terminal domain-containing protein, whose amino-acid sequence MIEAEVHFSLHNFLRSQAGFPSWPHHLTMARLVARALRLGRSALIQVGAVCGYQGRYRTSFVASALMWHGPVIIVAQEAVQQLLLRVEIPRLQQWLPANKAIRTGDAWPSAEFQGLLLTSPEAWLKGQFAGGSCFPQGIPTIIDGVDDLEDWVRDQLTQDIQPHDWEQLILACPNQAEAIREVRIQLTHQLFQHPVNPYQCYLISQPEIEILSRLYLALDQANLPDNWKNFWQQFQTLNENLSSLAPSSPPAPPALFWATIAHRQGLFSLHYAPMELGEILSPLWQRQPVVLIGSAIEPETEAPLFRQRLGLDDLTCLKFSADQAEAIQLYVPYKLPLPNTPEFQAAFIHKVRTLVCLSATAPGLTVVLVGDVPLKSQVATILASEFGSRVQVEKTCLDENGILISGWEFWREHQRVLPAPHLLIIATLPLPSLENPLVAGRVARYKRSHQDWFRLYLLPTALSELQRAIAPVRESQGIVALLDSRVVNRSYGAQILAALSPLARINYLDPSLFSNTDEENSA is encoded by the coding sequence GTGATTGAAGCAGAAGTTCATTTTTCACTACATAACTTTTTGCGATCGCAGGCGGGGTTCCCTTCCTGGCCCCATCATTTGACGATGGCACGGTTGGTAGCACGCGCCTTGCGATTGGGACGTAGCGCCCTAATTCAAGTAGGGGCGGTTTGTGGCTATCAAGGGCGATATCGCACCAGTTTCGTAGCATCAGCCCTGATGTGGCATGGCCCTGTAATTATTGTTGCTCAAGAAGCGGTACAGCAACTTCTGCTGCGGGTGGAAATTCCCCGTCTACAGCAGTGGCTACCAGCCAACAAAGCGATTAGAACAGGTGACGCTTGGCCTAGTGCTGAGTTCCAAGGGCTACTGTTAACCTCCCCAGAAGCTTGGTTAAAAGGACAATTTGCTGGTGGCTCTTGCTTTCCCCAAGGCATCCCCACAATTATTGATGGAGTAGATGATCTAGAAGATTGGGTGCGCGATCAACTTACCCAAGATATTCAACCCCATGATTGGGAGCAACTCATACTGGCTTGCCCAAATCAAGCTGAGGCAATTCGTGAAGTAAGGATACAACTTACACACCAACTTTTTCAGCATCCTGTCAATCCATATCAGTGCTACCTAATTTCCCAGCCAGAAATAGAAATTTTAAGCCGTCTGTATTTAGCTTTAGATCAAGCCAACCTCCCAGATAATTGGAAAAATTTCTGGCAGCAATTTCAAACCCTTAATGAAAATCTTTCCTCCCTTGCTCCCTCATCTCCCCCTGCCCCCCCTGCCCTCTTCTGGGCGACTATTGCCCATCGACAAGGTTTATTTTCTTTACACTACGCCCCAATGGAATTAGGGGAAATCCTCTCACCCTTATGGCAGCGACAACCAGTAGTTTTAATTGGCAGCGCCATCGAACCAGAAACTGAGGCTCCTCTTTTCCGACAGCGCCTTGGTTTGGACGATTTAACTTGCCTGAAGTTCTCTGCGGATCAAGCAGAAGCAATTCAACTGTATGTACCTTATAAGTTGCCCCTACCTAACACGCCAGAATTTCAAGCGGCATTTATTCACAAAGTCCGCACACTGGTTTGTCTAAGTGCTACAGCACCAGGATTAACGGTTGTCTTGGTGGGGGATGTACCACTCAAATCTCAAGTTGCAACAATTCTGGCTTCAGAATTTGGTTCGCGGGTGCAAGTAGAAAAAACTTGTTTAGATGAAAATGGTATTTTGATTAGCGGTTGGGAATTTTGGCGAGAACATCAACGAGTTTTGCCAGCACCCCATTTGTTAATTATTGCTACTTTACCTTTACCATCTTTAGAAAATCCGCTAGTAGCTGGTAGGGTAGCTCGTTATAAGCGATCGCATCAAGATTGGTTCCGTTTATATTTATTGCCAACTGCTTTGAGTGAATTACAAAGAGCGATCGCTCCAGTCCGAGAAAGTCAAGGTATTGTTGCTTTACTTGACAGTCGTGTAGTTAATCGCAGCTACGGCGCTCAAATTCTCGCTGCCTTAAGCCCCCTGGCCCGCATTAACTATCTCGACCCCAGTCTGTTTTCTAATACCGATGAAGAAAATTCTGCTTAA
- a CDS encoding TIGR00297 family protein: protein MSSLINSVNPWLVAVVLNTILLGLAWIAPKKLLTPAGLFHAWFLAILIWVTLGWQGYAVVMFYFLVGSGVTRIGMAQKEAEGIAEKRSGARGPENVWGSALTGALCALGVGIINSGFIVPSSQSLVPNPQSLLLLAYVASFSTKLADTTASEVGKAYGKSTFLITTLQPVPRGTEGAVSLEGTLAGIVASVAIAFVGWGVGLIDLLGVAWCVLAAFIATNLESVIGATLQSKYTWLTNEVVNIFNTLIGAIAAVLLAWTWISIIK, encoded by the coding sequence ATGTCATCCTTAATTAATTCTGTTAATCCCTGGTTGGTGGCGGTAGTATTAAACACAATTCTATTGGGTTTAGCTTGGATTGCTCCGAAAAAGCTGCTTACCCCTGCTGGATTATTCCATGCTTGGTTTCTGGCCATCCTAATTTGGGTAACTTTAGGCTGGCAAGGATATGCAGTAGTAATGTTCTATTTTCTTGTTGGTTCTGGCGTTACCCGCATCGGAATGGCGCAGAAGGAGGCTGAAGGAATTGCCGAAAAGCGTTCTGGGGCAAGAGGCCCAGAAAATGTTTGGGGTTCGGCTTTGACTGGGGCGCTTTGTGCTTTGGGAGTAGGGATAATAAATTCGGGATTTATTGTACCTAGTTCCCAATCTCTAGTCCCCAATCCCCAGTCCCTATTATTGTTAGCCTATGTAGCGAGTTTCAGTACCAAGCTGGCTGATACCACTGCTAGTGAAGTTGGTAAGGCTTATGGTAAAAGCACCTTTCTAATTACCACACTCCAACCAGTGCCTCGCGGTACAGAAGGGGCGGTAAGTTTAGAGGGGACTTTAGCTGGGATTGTGGCTTCTGTAGCGATCGCATTTGTTGGTTGGGGAGTTGGTTTAATTGATCTATTAGGAGTAGCTTGGTGTGTACTGGCAGCATTTATTGCCACTAACTTAGAAAGTGTGATTGGGGCAACATTGCAATCTAAGTATACTTGGCTGACTAATGAGGTAGTAAACATTTTTAATACATTGATCGGTGCGATCGCGGCTGTGCTACTTGCCTGGACATGGATCAGTATAATTAAGTAG
- a CDS encoding M48 family metallopeptidase produces MPTYTGISSEAFRHPLDRQAEQALRNLPGFDLIARKFVEFIYERPQLVYLMGNTIQVGPRQYSTIYQMFRECVRDLDIYPEPTLFVSQDPQANSYALGQENPYIVINTGILDLLDEAEIRAVLAHELGHIKCGHTILIQMAMWAMSAASALGELTFGIGNIVTQGLIYAFFEWRRKAELSSDRAALLVMDDLNPVMSTMMKLSGGSNKYANECSLQEFIKQSENYQALDEDGLNQVYKFLIYNGAQGTMLTHPFPVERLHYLRAWAVSEEYQQIRRGNYQRSPASGSVNVAAESSANETETLRRQIEELQREIDRMRRPE; encoded by the coding sequence ATGCCAACTTACACAGGAATTTCCAGCGAAGCCTTTAGGCATCCACTAGATCGCCAAGCCGAGCAAGCTTTACGAAATTTACCAGGATTTGATTTAATCGCTCGTAAATTTGTGGAATTTATCTACGAACGCCCTCAGTTAGTCTATCTAATGGGTAACACCATCCAAGTCGGGCCGCGTCAATATTCCACTATTTACCAGATGTTTCGGGAATGCGTCCGAGATTTGGACATTTACCCAGAACCGACACTGTTTGTCTCGCAAGATCCCCAAGCAAATAGCTATGCACTGGGGCAAGAGAATCCTTACATAGTCATAAATACAGGGATACTAGACTTACTCGACGAAGCCGAGATTCGGGCGGTGCTAGCCCATGAACTGGGGCATATTAAATGTGGTCATACTATTTTAATTCAAATGGCGATGTGGGCGATGAGTGCTGCTTCCGCCTTGGGAGAATTGACCTTCGGCATCGGTAATATTGTCACACAAGGTTTGATTTACGCCTTTTTTGAGTGGCGGCGGAAAGCCGAGTTATCGTCAGATCGCGCCGCACTACTAGTCATGGATGACTTGAATCCGGTAATGTCAACGATGATGAAACTTTCTGGCGGTAGTAACAAATATGCCAATGAATGTAGTTTACAAGAGTTTATCAAGCAGTCAGAAAATTATCAGGCACTGGATGAAGATGGACTAAATCAGGTGTATAAATTTTTGATCTACAATGGCGCTCAGGGTACGATGTTGACCCATCCTTTCCCTGTGGAACGCTTGCATTACTTACGGGCGTGGGCAGTATCCGAAGAATACCAGCAAATTCGCCGAGGAAATTATCAGCGATCGCCTGCTTCAGGATCAGTAAATGTTGCAGCAGAGTCTTCCGCGAATGAAACAGAAACTTTACGCCGTCAAATTGAAGAATTACAACGGGAAATCGACAGAATGAGAAGACCTGAGTAA
- the lysS gene encoding lysine--tRNA ligase, with the protein MSEEDIRAARLEKVEQLKQLGTNPYAYRWESTHHATQLQEQFADLASGEEVDLEVAIAGRIMARRVFGKLAFFTLQDETGTIQLYLDKNRIQESMADIDADAFNHLKQLTDAGDILGVKGTIKRTEKGELSVYVKQYTILTKSLLPLPDKWHGLTDVAKRYRQRYVDLIVNPEVRQTFRRRAQITAGIRRYLEQRDFLEIETPVLQSEAGGADARPFITHHNTLEMELYLRIATELHLKRLIVGGFEKVFELGRIFRNEGISTRHNPEFTTIEIYQAYADYNDMMALTEGIITTVAQDVLGTLQITYQGEPIDLTPPWRRVTMHDLVKEFTGLDFNSFQTLEEAKTASKNAGIPGVDEAKSIGKLLNLAFEEKVEANLIQPTFVIDYPVEISPLAKPHRYQPGLVERFELFIVGRETGNSFSELTDPIDQRERLEAQAERKAAGDLEAQGVDEDFLTALEYGMPPTGGLGIGIDRLVMLLTDCASIRDAIAFPLLKPEGSVIKQFTYEPKTQTLTIEFDSGSVYEYFKVPPSIKDDLDNAPSKGQHFNKFIKGKFKFEQLS; encoded by the coding sequence ATGTCGGAAGAAGATATCCGAGCCGCAAGGCTGGAGAAAGTAGAACAACTCAAGCAGCTAGGGACTAATCCCTACGCCTATCGTTGGGAATCTACCCATCATGCAACGCAGTTGCAAGAACAGTTTGCCGATTTAGCCAGTGGTGAAGAAGTTGATTTAGAAGTTGCGATCGCTGGACGCATTATGGCGCGTCGCGTTTTTGGTAAACTAGCTTTCTTCACCTTGCAAGATGAAACTGGCACAATTCAGCTTTATTTGGATAAAAATCGCATCCAAGAAAGCATGGCAGATATTGATGCTGATGCTTTCAATCATTTAAAACAACTCACAGATGCAGGCGATATTCTGGGAGTTAAAGGTACTATTAAACGGACTGAAAAGGGCGAGTTATCTGTCTACGTTAAACAATATACTATCCTGACTAAATCCCTGTTGCCGCTACCCGACAAGTGGCATGGATTAACGGATGTTGCCAAACGTTACCGTCAGCGCTACGTTGATTTGATTGTTAACCCGGAAGTACGGCAAACTTTCCGCCGTCGCGCCCAAATTACTGCCGGTATTCGCCGTTATTTGGAACAGCGAGACTTTCTAGAAATTGAAACGCCAGTTTTGCAAAGTGAAGCTGGAGGTGCAGATGCGCGTCCATTTATCACTCACCACAACACTTTAGAAATGGAATTGTATCTGCGAATTGCCACAGAACTCCATCTCAAGCGGTTGATTGTGGGTGGTTTTGAAAAGGTGTTTGAATTGGGACGGATTTTCCGTAATGAGGGAATTTCGACTCGACACAATCCCGAATTTACGACAATTGAAATTTACCAAGCCTACGCCGATTACAACGATATGATGGCGCTGACTGAGGGGATTATTACCACTGTCGCCCAAGACGTACTCGGCACATTGCAAATCACCTACCAAGGGGAACCTATAGATTTAACACCACCTTGGCGGCGGGTGACAATGCACGATTTAGTTAAAGAATTTACTGGCTTGGATTTCAATTCTTTCCAAACATTGGAAGAAGCAAAAACAGCAAGTAAAAATGCTGGTATTCCTGGTGTAGATGAAGCCAAATCAATTGGAAAGTTACTGAATTTAGCTTTTGAAGAGAAAGTAGAAGCTAATTTAATTCAACCTACCTTTGTAATTGATTACCCAGTAGAAATTTCGCCTTTAGCAAAACCCCACCGTTATCAACCTGGTTTAGTGGAAAGATTTGAGTTATTTATCGTAGGCCGAGAAACTGGGAACAGCTTCTCAGAACTTACAGATCCCATTGATCAAAGAGAACGCTTAGAAGCCCAAGCTGAAAGAAAAGCTGCTGGTGACTTAGAAGCCCAAGGTGTTGATGAAGACTTTTTGACAGCTTTAGAATACGGTATGCCGCCTACGGGTGGTTTAGGGATTGGGATTGATCGGTTGGTAATGTTATTAACTGATTGTGCCAGTATTCGGGATGCGATCGCCTTCCCGCTACTCAAGCCTGAAGGCAGCGTTATTAAGCAATTTACCTATGAGCCAAAAACTCAAACACTGACTATTGAATTTGATAGTGGAAGTGTTTACGAGTATTTCAAAGTACCTCCCAGTATCAAGGATGACTTAGACAATGCACCGTCTAAAGGTCAACACTTTAACAAGTTTATTAAAGGGAAATTTAAGTTTGAACAGTTGAGCTAG
- a CDS encoding S8 family peptidase, with protein sequence MLIDDVNNNVLSTQQLNITSISSLDSFNTKDDYSLNFSRRSSYNSANADVQLLNNGDSENSNNATNNGFSAQNYNSTNGYGLINGAAAVARAIGQNAFADVPNLGGNNWGADLVKAPEVWAQGYTGKGVVVAVVDTGVDYNHEDLKNNIWTNTKEIAGNGIDDDGNGYIDDNYGWNFSDKNNNTLDNNGHGTHVSGTIAGENNNYGVTGIAYNAKIMPVKVLDSSGAGSYSSISKGIRYAVDNGANVINLSLGGTSSNRTLESAINYASSKGVIVVMAAGNNGDSSPAYPARYASKSGIAVGAVDKNNNLADFSNRSGTNEISYVTAPGVEVYSSVPNNQYATYSGTSMAAPHVAGIVALMLSANPNLTDAQVRQIVTETAENSTQSTNSNVSSVASQAMSTTGYAKVDTAENSSQARISSFSNFNISNVSSLARQVISGNNSLAINTQIGSFLTPETISSFKSYDVGSLIGQAITKTAEYLTPETIASFKSYDVGSLIGQAITKTAEYLTPETIASFKSYDVGSLIGQAITKTAEYLTPETIASFKSYDVASLIGQAMSTTGYVYTETAKYLIPAETNNGLANSELWLQFQNYENLLGIINVDSNNED encoded by the coding sequence ATGCTCATTGATGATGTTAATAACAATGTGTTGTCAACTCAACAGCTAAATATCACTTCAATCTCCTCATTAGATAGCTTTAATACGAAAGATGACTACAGCCTTAACTTCAGCAGACGTAGTAGCTACAACTCAGCCAATGCTGATGTGCAGTTGCTAAATAATGGTGACTCCGAAAATAGCAATAACGCTACTAATAATGGTTTTAGCGCTCAAAATTATAACTCCACTAATGGCTATGGCTTGATTAATGGAGCAGCAGCAGTGGCTAGAGCAATTGGTCAGAATGCCTTTGCTGATGTTCCTAACCTTGGTGGCAATAATTGGGGAGCAGACCTTGTGAAAGCACCTGAAGTCTGGGCACAGGGATACACAGGTAAAGGCGTTGTTGTTGCTGTTGTAGATACTGGGGTTGACTATAACCACGAGGATTTAAAAAATAATATCTGGACGAATACCAAGGAAATAGCAGGTAATGGTATTGATGATGATGGCAATGGCTATATTGATGATAATTACGGCTGGAACTTCTCTGATAAAAACAACAACACTTTAGATAACAACGGTCATGGCACTCATGTTTCCGGCACGATCGCAGGAGAAAATAATAACTACGGTGTCACTGGTATTGCATACAATGCCAAAATTATGCCCGTCAAAGTTTTAGATAGCTCTGGCGCTGGTTCCTATAGTTCCATATCTAAAGGTATTCGCTACGCTGTGGATAATGGAGCTAATGTGATTAACCTTAGTTTAGGAGGCACATCTTCCAATCGTACTTTAGAGTCAGCCATTAACTACGCCAGCAGCAAAGGAGTGATTGTCGTCATGGCAGCAGGTAATAATGGTGACTCATCACCAGCCTATCCCGCCCGCTATGCATCCAAGTCGGGAATTGCCGTTGGGGCTGTGGATAAGAATAATAATTTGGCCGACTTCTCTAACCGCTCTGGAACAAATGAAATTTCTTATGTCACAGCCCCAGGAGTCGAGGTGTACTCCTCAGTTCCGAATAATCAATATGCCACTTATAGCGGTACGTCTATGGCTGCTCCTCATGTTGCTGGTATAGTTGCCTTGATGCTTAGTGCTAACCCCAACTTGACTGATGCCCAAGTCCGTCAGATTGTCACAGAAACCGCAGAAAATAGTACACAAAGTACAAATTCTAACGTCAGTTCTGTGGCGAGTCAGGCGATGTCTACGACGGGCTACGCCAAAGTAGACACAGCAGAAAATAGTTCACAAGCTAGAATCTCTAGTTTCTCTAATTTTAATATTTCCAATGTTAGTTCTCTGGCAAGGCAGGTGATTTCTGGCAACAATTCACTAGCTATAAACACACAAATCGGAAGTTTTCTCACACCAGAGACTATTTCTAGTTTTAAAAGTTATGATGTCGGTTCTTTAATAGGTCAGGCGATTACAAAAACAGCAGAATATCTCACACCAGAGACTATTGCTAGTTTTAAGAGTTATGATGTCGGTTCTTTAATAGGTCAGGCGATTACAAAAACAGCAGAATATCTCACACCAGAGACTATTGCTAGTTTTAAGAGTTATGATGTCGGTTCTTTAATAGGTCAGGCGATTACAAAAACAGCAGAATATCTCACACCAGAGACTATTGCTAGTTTTAAGAGTTATGATGTCGCTTCTCTAATAGGTCAAGCTATGTCTACGACGGGCTACGTCTACACAGAAACGGCAAAATATCTGATACCAGCCGAAACTAATAACGGATTAGCCAATTCAGAATTATGGTTGCAATTCCAAAACTATGAGAATCTTCTGGGCATCATCAATGTAGATAGCAATAATGAAGATTAG
- a CDS encoding type I secretion system permease/ATPase: protein MASRENSKTDSQITSELNILDNESLRLKVLASLPWNQPPLCWLTPEQQSRLEKESQTRQYRLGEKIWSNDVGGYQFLIVAGKVRLREEGVGKPIAALDVGDWFGDFQKLSADFKAVAASKEVVVVCWHTALWAEFSNPQIQEFWQVLPVDMEREKDTFSFSSTPSLAPVSQGTSSPHSIQPQRGLPPANLIVSNYPFVASWNTAAACLTMVAQQLENSVQLEWVQRQLRGQRPKQVVEAGEKLGLVLRRLQVSWGELRQLSFPALLLWNSDSPQSPSWVVAYGVKGDRLIIANPLNPDRICESLPQSIVEACWDGRLWQVELISQQEKFNLSWFTPAVWKYKGLLTEVLLASFTLQLLGLTTPLITQVVIDKVMVQESLPTLDVMAIALLFVAIFESILGILRLFIFTHTARRLDLSLSAQLFRHLMRLPLAYFESRRVGDTVARVQELEQIRQFLTGTALTVILDSIFAVVYLALMFYYNIPLTFVALAVLPLFATLTIVATPILRNWLNETFNRSADSQSFLVETITGIHSVKAHAAEPVARDRWEGLFARFIRTGFKASTTSNISSNIGDFLTNLSTILILWFGAKLVIEQKLTIGQLVAFQMLSGRVTGPLLRLVQLWQTLQQVLLSVDRIGDILNVSPEAELGTGLVLPPLKGQITFEQVFFRYRPNFEAILRGISFNAEPGQFVGIVGRSGSGKSTLSKLLQRLYQIESGRILIDGFDIKSADLASLRQQVSVVLQEDFLFNGTILENITLGSPDITAEQVVEAARLAVAHDFISQLPYGYETNVGERGTALSGGQRQRIALARLFLSQAPILVLDEATSALDSETEQQVLQNLQKISANRTVFLIAHRFAPLKRADLILVLEQGVIAERGTHSELLQQKGLYWSLYQRQQANI from the coding sequence ATGGCTAGCAGAGAAAATTCAAAAACTGACAGTCAAATTACAAGTGAGTTAAATATTCTGGATAATGAATCTTTACGATTAAAAGTGCTAGCTTCTTTGCCTTGGAATCAGCCACCGTTATGTTGGCTGACTCCCGAACAACAATCCCGATTGGAAAAGGAGTCTCAAACTCGTCAGTATCGTCTTGGAGAGAAAATCTGGTCAAACGATGTTGGCGGTTACCAATTCTTAATTGTAGCTGGGAAAGTTCGTTTACGAGAAGAAGGCGTTGGTAAACCAATAGCCGCCCTAGATGTGGGGGATTGGTTTGGTGACTTCCAAAAGCTATCTGCGGATTTTAAAGCTGTAGCTGCTAGTAAAGAAGTAGTAGTAGTATGTTGGCATACAGCGCTGTGGGCAGAATTTTCTAACCCACAAATTCAGGAATTCTGGCAAGTGTTACCAGTGGACATGGAGAGAGAGAAAGACACATTTTCCTTCTCTTCCACTCCTTCACTAGCGCCAGTCTCACAGGGAACTTCCAGCCCCCACAGCATCCAACCCCAAAGAGGACTTCCGCCTGCCAATCTGATCGTCTCAAATTATCCCTTTGTTGCTAGCTGGAACACTGCTGCTGCTTGTTTAACAATGGTGGCGCAACAGTTAGAAAATTCTGTGCAACTGGAATGGGTGCAGCGCCAACTCAGAGGACAACGCCCAAAACAGGTTGTGGAAGCAGGAGAAAAGTTAGGGTTAGTGTTGCGGCGCTTACAAGTAAGTTGGGGTGAGTTGCGACAATTGTCATTTCCAGCTTTACTGCTGTGGAATTCTGATTCACCCCAGAGTCCATCCTGGGTAGTGGCTTATGGAGTTAAAGGCGATCGCTTAATTATCGCTAACCCTCTAAATCCCGATCGCATTTGTGAAAGCTTACCGCAGTCGATAGTTGAAGCGTGTTGGGATGGGCGATTGTGGCAAGTAGAACTCATATCCCAGCAAGAAAAATTTAACCTCAGTTGGTTTACTCCAGCAGTTTGGAAATATAAGGGATTGCTCACAGAAGTATTGTTAGCATCTTTTACCTTGCAGCTTTTGGGGTTAACAACACCACTAATTACGCAAGTCGTCATTGATAAAGTGATGGTGCAGGAGAGTTTGCCAACTCTCGATGTCATGGCGATCGCACTTTTGTTCGTAGCCATATTTGAGTCCATACTTGGCATTCTGCGCCTATTCATCTTTACCCATACAGCTCGTCGTCTCGATTTGAGTTTATCTGCACAGCTATTTCGCCATCTGATGCGTCTGCCTTTGGCTTATTTTGAGTCGAGGCGCGTCGGAGACACAGTAGCACGAGTCCAGGAACTCGAACAAATCCGTCAGTTTCTCACAGGTACAGCATTAACTGTGATTCTGGATAGCATCTTTGCTGTGGTGTACCTAGCATTGATGTTTTACTATAATATCCCACTCACCTTTGTAGCCTTAGCAGTACTGCCACTGTTTGCCACATTGACGATAGTTGCAACACCAATTCTGCGTAACTGGCTCAACGAGACTTTTAACCGGAGTGCCGATAGTCAATCGTTTCTAGTAGAGACAATCACCGGAATTCACTCCGTTAAAGCCCATGCAGCCGAACCAGTAGCCCGCGATCGCTGGGAAGGCTTATTTGCTCGCTTCATTCGCACAGGTTTTAAAGCTTCTACTACCTCAAATATCAGCAGCAATATTGGTGACTTTCTTACCAATTTGTCTACCATACTGATTCTCTGGTTTGGCGCAAAATTAGTCATCGAACAAAAGCTTACAATCGGACAACTAGTTGCCTTTCAAATGCTCTCTGGTAGAGTCACAGGCCCGCTTTTGCGCTTAGTACAGTTGTGGCAAACCCTCCAACAAGTGCTACTTTCTGTAGATCGCATTGGTGATATTCTCAACGTCTCTCCAGAAGCTGAACTGGGAACTGGTCTAGTTTTACCACCCCTGAAAGGACAAATCACCTTCGAGCAAGTCTTTTTCCGTTATCGGCCGAACTTTGAAGCAATTCTGCGGGGAATATCTTTCAATGCCGAACCAGGGCAATTTGTTGGCATTGTCGGACGTAGCGGTTCTGGTAAAAGTACTCTGTCTAAGCTATTGCAACGCCTCTATCAAATTGAATCAGGACGCATCCTTATTGATGGTTTTGATATAAAAAGTGCCGATTTAGCCTCACTGCGGCAACAAGTTAGTGTAGTTCTCCAAGAAGACTTTTTATTCAACGGTACCATTTTGGAAAATATTACTCTCGGTAGTCCCGACATTACCGCAGAGCAAGTAGTAGAGGCGGCAAGACTAGCAGTAGCTCACGATTTCATCAGTCAATTACCCTACGGTTACGAAACCAATGTTGGTGAACGCGGTACAGCTTTATCTGGTGGACAGAGACAACGTATTGCTCTTGCAAGGTTATTTCTTTCTCAAGCGCCGATTTTAGTTTTAGATGAAGCTACCAGCGCTTTGGATAGTGAAACTGAACAACAAGTACTGCAAAACCTGCAAAAAATTTCTGCTAATCGTACCGTGTTTTTGATTGCTCACCGTTTTGCCCCTCTCAAACGTGCTGATTTGATTTTGGTATTGGAGCAAGGCGTGATTGCTGAACGTGGTACTCACTCAGAATTGTTGCAACAAAAGGGTTTGTATTGGTCATTATATCAACGGCAGCAAGCAAACATTTAG
- a CDS encoding Uma2 family endonuclease: MTQTRVRLWNVDEYHRMLKTGIITADERVELIDGQVIPMSAKNPPHAATTLCASDYLKRLLAEVALVRVQDPIQLSQYSEPEPDIAVVRIDARKYINHHPAPNEIFLLIEVADTTLDTDRKQKAPLYAKAGIADYWILDVNQRQVYVFREPGLEGYNLKFILPEDATLSLMAFPEIEVQISQLFP; the protein is encoded by the coding sequence ATGACACAAACTAGAGTGCGCTTGTGGAATGTAGATGAATATCACCGGATGCTTAAGACGGGTATTATCACAGCCGATGAACGGGTAGAACTGATTGATGGGCAAGTTATCCCCATGAGTGCTAAAAATCCCCCCCATGCAGCGACAACGCTGTGTGCGTCTGATTATCTCAAGCGGCTGCTAGCAGAAGTTGCTTTAGTTCGGGTGCAAGATCCGATTCAATTAAGCCAATACTCGGAACCTGAACCAGATATCGCTGTTGTCCGCATTGATGCGCGAAAGTACATTAATCATCATCCTGCACCCAATGAAATCTTTTTATTGATTGAGGTAGCAGATACAACGCTAGACACCGATCGCAAACAGAAAGCACCTTTATATGCTAAGGCAGGAATTGCTGATTACTGGATTTTGGATGTAAATCAGCGTCAGGTTTATGTTTTCCGTGAACCGGGTTTGGAAGGCTACAATCTTAAATTTATTTTGCCGGAGGATGCAACTTTATCTTTGATGGCATTTCCAGAAATTGAAGTCCAGATTAGCCAATTGTTTCCATAA